A segment of the Flavobacteriales bacterium genome:
ATAGGCATAGGTGCGGCAAGGAACTGGGCCCTGGCAAAGTTTGATGATTTCAGTTCAGCCAATGAGAACCGCCTGGTGACCTCATTCCTGCAGTTTGAAACCACGATGTGCAACATCCTGGAACATAAAAATATCCTGGCCATTCTTCCCGGTGCAGATGAACAGGCGGGTGTTATTATCATAGAAGGTCACATAGACAGCCGGTGTGAGGATGTTTGCGATACGGCATGTGTTGCCCAGGGAATTGACGACAATGCAAGTGGTACGGCGCTCGTCATGGAACTGGCAAGGGTCATGAGCCGGTATACATTTCAGAAGACGATTGTGTTCATGATTACCACCGGGGAAGAGCAAGGGCTGTTGGGAGCTGAAGCCATGGCAAGATATTGTAAAGACAATGGAATTGATGTGAAGACCGTGCTGAATAATGACGTGGTTGGCGGCGTACTATGTGGTCAGACCGCATCCCCACCAGCGTGCCCTTACAACCAACCTATTGACAGCTTAAACCTGAGACTCTTTTCTTTTGGTGTGCACATGTCGGCCTCCAAGCAACTGGCACGTTTCTCAAGACTGGAATATAACGAAATGGCAAAACCCAAAGAAAGTGTACCGATGGAGTTACATGTGATGGGTGCAGAGGATCGTCAAGGCCGGGGAGGTGATCATAAGCCATTCCGTGAAGAAGGTTATCCGGCCATCCGGTATTGCTCTGCCAATGAAAACGGAGATGCAAACAGCACCGATCCGAACTATACCGACAACCAGCACTCGTCCCGTGATGTTATGGGATATGATACGGATAACGACGGAAAGATCGATTCGTTCCTGGTGGATTTTAACTATCTCCGGAGAAATGCGCTGGTCAATGCCAATACTGCTGTGATGGTGGCTCAGGGACCGGTTCCTATTGATAAACCTGTCTTGGAAGCCGTCCCGGGTGGATTGGTGGTCACACTAACAGATCCCAACAACTATGGCAAATACAGGGTGGCATGTCGTTATAATGTGTCGCTTGACTGGGATACTTTGGTCACTTTTGATGGCGTGCTTACGGATACCATCTGGGGTTTACCGGACCTGAAAGAAAGGATAGATTCAGGGAGCGCGAACAACACCTGGTGGATCAGCGCTGCATCCATGGATTCTCTGGATATTGAGAGTTTGTTTTCCAATGAATCTTCCAAATCAGTCACCACCGGCCTGAATGACATTCCGGAAGAGGCCTTACCCCCATTGGAATTACTACAGAACCGACCCAATCCATTTGAAGAGGGCACCACCATTTCCGTTGCGGTGCACCGGCCGGTGAATTATGACAAAGCAGAGATTGTCATCGTTGATCTTGCGGGCAAAGAAGTGGCAAGAATGCCGGTTTCGCTAAAGCTGGCAATGAATGAAGTGGTATTCTGGCATGGCTTCGGCGCTCAGGGCACATACCTTTATAGTCTGGTTGTCGATGATCGGATCGTAGAGACCAAACGGATGTTATTTGCATTCTGATGATGTTGCTTAGTGGTAATCAACCACCAATGTACGTTGGGGACTTTCATAAATCCCCCGGATCACCCATCTGTTTCTGAAGATACCAAGTTGCGTTTGTTTCAATGAAGTGCCACGCAAGGTGGGTGGAACGGTGTGCTCTTCCATCTTTTTTCCGTCAAGGAACATGGTGAGTTTACATAATGATTCGGGTTCCTGGGTCAATACGAGAAGGGTATCTTGCCATTCCATAAAGTCAATGATCTTTCGGTTCAGGGCATTCTGAAAATCCAGTACATAATTCAATGGGCTGTCGAAGTCTTCTAACTTCCGGGTTCCAGGAGAAACCTTGAAGATGCTTAGGCTGTCCAGAAGCTGATCCATATCCGAATCATTGTAACGACGTATCCATCCGGTCCGGGATTCAGCCACCATCAATCCATTTGATCCGTGTCTCACCATCGGAGATTCATAGAGGTAACCCAGGTGGTTTTCTATAAAATGGTTATCCAGTCTACCAGCGAGTCTTATAAAATTTCCGGTCGCGGTGAATTCCGCCAGCACAGGCAGATGCTTTTCAAAGGCGGGATTGAACGGGTTGAACCAGGGTTCATATTCCGAGGTGTCTGCGAGTGAGCCAACGGCCGGCCAACCTTTACTGAGTGGCATCCAGATGCTGCCCGTCTCCATATCAAACCAAGCCGAAGTATGATCTAATGTAAACATGGAATCCGGCATAGTGTCGATATCTGTGAGTGACAAATACGTGGAGTCATTAAGGTGTTTTTCCACAAATGCGATGTGATTGCTATAGCTGATCTCCTCTTCATCAAAGGTCACTTCAGGAAGTGAAGCGGAGATCAGGAGCGTGGAGTCATTCCGAAATACGGATGAGAAGTACATGCTATTTAATATATGGTTGCTCCGCAGGAAGGTCAGGTATTTGTCCGGCAGTTCATCGGATATGAACCATGTTTCTTCACGTGTCCCAGGCGACAGGGATGTTATGAACTTTCCGGATTCCAGGTCATAAACGAGGATCCCAAGACTGAGGTCATCGTTGAGTGCAGCAAACCTTCCGGATGGGCTGTAGGAGGCACCAAGTATCCTGGACAGGGGATAATCGGGATGATCTTCCAATTCGGTTATCCGGATCCCGGTGAAGTTGGAAATATGAGTGGATGGTGATTTGGCCGGATCATTATTCGGTGGCTCGCCAACCGGTTCAATCATTTCGTTTGCGTGTGTGATTTGCATGGTCGTCTGACTATTTACGTTCATTCCCATCAGGCTCCATGAGCCGTATAATTCTCCGGTCTGAACATTGCATTTGATCAGGAAGGGCACCGATAACGGCCTGCCGGTAAAGCGATAGTGTTGTAACAAACTATCACTGGTTTGTGTGATGATATAGTCTGTTTGAAATGGACGGTTTTTCAGGTAGGCGATGTGTGCTTTCTCCCTGGGATAAAATGATGCAAGCATGACGTCCGATCGGATACCTGCTTCGCGAAGGTAGGTGACCAAAGGATTGATACTGCCTTCACAACGTGGACATGACATGGGCCTGATGAGGATCAAATAAGCGGTATCCGTATTAAAATGGATTCCGGTCTTTCTCAGAAAACTTTTCATGGCATGCGAAGCTCCTGCGTATGGCAACATGTTTTGCAGCGACTGTCCATAGAGATGTGTTTGAGTCAGCCAGCAAAAAATTAGCAAACCGTAACGTAGAAAAGAAGGTATAGGGGCAACCATATGTTTCAGGATCAACACGGCAGGGTTGAACGGGGAGATTCCAACAGGAGGGCTATTCTGCGATCTCCCCGGTCCAACCCAATCCGTATGTTCATTGTTCAAACTTTGCTATTAACTATTGCAGTGAAGGAATTTGTGATGAGGGCAATTGAAGCTCACTGCCGGAGATTCCCGTACTACTCCCTTCAATCACCATACCTGGGGTCAGGAATTCTCTTGGAAACCGATACACGATCATACCTGTTTCCGGATTTGCAGCATACAATTCTGCATCCTGAGACATTTCCTTATCTCCATGATCAATCCCTGGCCCGACCAGCTTGTTCCACATGAAAATAACGCAGTCGCTGATGCTGCACTGCACAATGGCGCAAGTCTCCCTGCTTCTCAAAGGGCATACCTTTACATCACTGCCACTGGTCACCACTCCTCCGCTTCCGGTGATCTTCAGCTTGATGGCCCGGGCATCGTAGGATGAAGCACAGAGCAGTCCCAGGATCATCATCCATCCAAAAATATTTCGGCTGTTCATCGTTGTAGGGAATTTTGCATGGGTGGAGTGAGTATTTGAGCCAGATGCATGCTTCCATCGGGCATCCGTACCTCAGCCCAGACATATCCGTTGTCAGTCCTTATTTCTGTCATCACGGTGATATAGGCGCAGACTTCGGAGGCGCTAACAGGACAGACGCGCGTAGTATTATCGTTGTCGTTGGAAATAATTCCCCCTTTGCCGTAAACGGTTACCTTGATCTGTTCCTTAGCAGGAAGATCTGTGTTATGAGGCGTAGCCTTCATGGACAAGGTGGACGCTAACATGCCCGTGAATGCGAGCATGAAGGTTGTCATTTTTCTTTTTTTCATAGGAATATAGATTTTGGTTAAACATCGAAAGCAAAGGTAGAGGTGCAGTTACGGGGGTGGAGAGAAAGTGACGTGGGAACTTACGGGTGTAAGAAAATCGGTTTACAATTTATTAAGTCGGCCGTGTAACATTTTGGGGAGCCAGCCGTTTCACTATATAAAGGTTTAATCGCCACATCGATTATTTAGGGTTTTGAGGGTCCTGTCTGAAAAGGCGGGACTTTTTTTTGTCCGGGATGGCTCCCCTTCGATTTTTCTATATGGGCTGCTTGAACAATGAAATTCTTTTAGGAAATTTGACCGCCTTTTTGAAATGATTTTCAGCCGGGGTAGCTCAGGGGTAGAGCGACGCTCTCGTAAAGCGTAGGTCGTGGGTTCAAATCCCATCCCCGGCTCATTTATCGCCGGTGGTGGCTCGAGAATGGTCATTAGACATTAGTCAATAGCCATTGACCAACCCCCAATCGCCTTTCTATTTTCTAATGTCTATTGTCTTCTGACTAACTACTAACTACTAACTACTTGGTACTAGTACTAGTCTACATTGGGAACAGCCAGGTCACGGGATTCAGTTTTTCTGATCCGCCCTGCATGGCTTTTCTGATTTCAAAGTGCAATTCCGTTTTTCCTTCGGTATCATTGTTCATGATCAATCCAATATCTTGTTTGGTCTTGATCTGATCGCCTTTTTGCACATACACCTCTTCAAGTTTGGAGTAAACTGTGAGGTATAGACCATGCCTTACCAGAACGGCTTTTCCTGATCCGGGTACCGTGATGACAGCAGTAACCTCACCATCAAAAACAGCCCTGGCCTTGCTGCCTTTTTCGGTGACGATGTCTATGCCGTTGTTATAGGTTTTTACGCCAAGTACCGGATGCACATGTTCACCGAAAGAACTGCTGATCTCTCCCTGAAGGAGCGGCCATGGTAACTTTCCTTTGTTCTTTTCGAAATTATCTGATAATCTTTGGGCTTCCGGTGTCAGATTGAAACGGTTCCTTTCTCTTATTTCTGAGGCGATGATATCTTCAATTGCCTTTTGAAGTTTCTTCATATCCGCTTCTTTCCGGCGGATATCATCCCTGAGGGATTGTTCCTGACGTTGAAGTTTGGTAAGGGCTTGGCCCTGTTCACTCTTTTCAGACTCCAGGGCTACACGTTGGTTTTCTTCTTCTCCCAACAACTTTTTCTTTTCCGATTTCTTTTCTTCCAGCTCTTTCTTTTTTTGCTCCAGTGCCTGTTGTGTTGAGATGATCAGTCCGGCCTGTTTTCTTTTATACTCATTGTATTGTTGCAGGTAACGGATACGCCGGTATGCCTGGTAAAAGTCGTTTGATGAAAAAATAAAAAGCATGCGATCGTAGTGGCTGCGGTTTTTATATGCGTTACGTATGATCCCTGCATACTCCTCTTTCAGGTTCACCAGGTCATTTTGCAGAGACTCAATCACAGCTGCAGTTTCAATGATCTCATCATCCAGCATCCGTACTTCTCTTCTGATCAATACCACCAATTGTTTTCGGCTGTTGATCTTTTTCTCAAGGATCACCAGTTGGATCAGTGAGATGTCTTTGGTCTCTTTGGTCTTTTGCAGTAGTTTCTTCTGGTAAGCGATGTTCTGTTCCAGCTTTT
Coding sequences within it:
- a CDS encoding M28 family peptidase, yielding MKNRVLLLACIALSCATHAQVINNIHLSNPAAKDILEGNYTPSTYSASNVIEHPETILDGLIQDIRPDSLHSYMEHLGTFGNRNSGSDTLSDTIGIGAARNWALAKFDDFSSANENRLVTSFLQFETTMCNILEHKNILAILPGADEQAGVIIIEGHIDSRCEDVCDTACVAQGIDDNASGTALVMELARVMSRYTFQKTIVFMITTGEEQGLLGAEAMARYCKDNGIDVKTVLNNDVVGGVLCGQTASPPACPYNQPIDSLNLRLFSFGVHMSASKQLARFSRLEYNEMAKPKESVPMELHVMGAEDRQGRGGDHKPFREEGYPAIRYCSANENGDANSTDPNYTDNQHSSRDVMGYDTDNDGKIDSFLVDFNYLRRNALVNANTAVMVAQGPVPIDKPVLEAVPGGLVVTLTDPNNYGKYRVACRYNVSLDWDTLVTFDGVLTDTIWGLPDLKERIDSGSANNTWWISAASMDSLDIESLFSNESSKSVTTGLNDIPEEALPPLELLQNRPNPFEEGTTISVAVHRPVNYDKAEIVIVDLAGKEVARMPVSLKLAMNEVVFWHGFGAQGTYLYSLVVDDRIVETKRMLFAF
- a CDS encoding peptidoglycan DD-metalloendopeptidase family protein encodes the protein MQRHILLLISTIWLTLGCMTGFAQDKDKKEQLQKEKQKLEQNIAYQKKLLQKTKETKDISLIQLVILEKKINSRKQLVVLIRREVRMLDDEIIETAAVIESLQNDLVNLKEEYAGIIRNAYKNRSHYDRMLFIFSSNDFYQAYRRIRYLQQYNEYKRKQAGLIISTQQALEQKKKELEEKKSEKKKLLGEEENQRVALESEKSEQGQALTKLQRQEQSLRDDIRRKEADMKKLQKAIEDIIASEIRERNRFNLTPEAQRLSDNFEKNKGKLPWPLLQGEISSSFGEHVHPVLGVKTYNNGIDIVTEKGSKARAVFDGEVTAVITVPGSGKAVLVRHGLYLTVYSKLEEVYVQKGDQIKTKQDIGLIMNNDTEGKTELHFEIRKAMQGGSEKLNPVTWLFPM